Proteins from one Coturnix japonica isolate 7356 chromosome 5, Coturnix japonica 2.1, whole genome shotgun sequence genomic window:
- the LSP1 gene encoding lymphocyte-specific protein 1 isoform X2 — MSVLGITVCYGFKPSGNSELEEDEGFSDWSQKLEQRKQRSPQQSYEEEDSGVREVEVKLEQIQLDQEGPEEAQEENVVVREEERLCQEEEHVPEQHEEEEGVKQERKKRRRNEEENTLEKSPKAPSPISLDEEELSSDCTAASSIKITDRTESLNRSINKSNSIKRSQPPLPVSKIDDRLEQYTQAIETSTKTVRQPSLDLPTTSMMVARTKSLWETGEIAAQSAVKTSACKDIVAGDIVSKRSLWEQKGSPKPETGIKSAPSDKKYKFVATAHGQYKRINDTDETDDAAEQ, encoded by the exons ATGTCTGTGCTTGGGATTACAGTGTG CTATGGTTTTAAGCCCTCTGGGAACTCAGAACTGGAAGAGGACGAGGGGTTCAGCGACTGGTCCCAAAAGCTGGAGCAGCGCAAGCAGAG ATCTCCACAACAGTCATATGAAGAAGAGGACAGTGGAGTGAGGGAAGTAGAAGTCAAACTGGAGCAGATTCAGCTGGACCAGGAGGGCCCGGAGGAGGCCCAGGAGGAGAATGTGGTTGTTAGGGAGGAAGAGAGGCTGTGCCAGGAGGAAGAACATGTCCCAGAGCAgcatgaggaggaagaaggagtCAAACAGGAG aggaagaagagaaggagaaacgAAGAAGAAAACACTCTAGAAAAGAGCCCAAAGGCCCCAAGCCCCATCAGCCTGgatgaggaggagctgagcTCAGACTGTACTGCAGCGAGCTCCATCAAG ATCACAGACAGAACTGAGTCTCTGAACCGttcaataaataaaag TAACAGCATAAAGAGGTCCCAGCCTCCCCTGCCTGTGTCAAAGATAGATGATAGACTGGAGCAATACACACAAGCCATTGAg ACATCCACAAAGACTGTCCGACAGCCCTCTCTTGACCTTCCTACCACCAGCATGATGGTAGCCAGAACAAAAAGCCTGTGGGAGACTGGAGAGATTGCTGCCCAATCTGCAGTGAAGACCTCAGCCTGCAAG GATATCGTGGCTGGAGACATCGTGAGTAAAAGAAGCCTTtgggagcagaagggcagtccCAAACCTGAAACTGGTATCAAG TCTGCTCCTTCTGACAAGAAGTACAAGTTTGTTGCAACGGCCCATGGCCAGTACAAGAGGATCAATGATACAGATGAAACAGatgatgctgcagagcagtag
- the LSP1 gene encoding lymphocyte-specific protein 1 isoform X1 — MSDLEECQEGAVGTDQVGDESYQESERLTAQWSVEDEEEAARERRRREREKQLKSQAEEGFNGTGSCMESASSAQENHYGFKPSGNSELEEDEGFSDWSQKLEQRKQRSPQQSYEEEDSGVREVEVKLEQIQLDQEGPEEAQEENVVVREEERLCQEEEHVPEQHEEEEGVKQERKKRRRNEEENTLEKSPKAPSPISLDEEELSSDCTAASSIKITDRTESLNRSINKSNSIKRSQPPLPVSKIDDRLEQYTQAIETSTKTVRQPSLDLPTTSMMVARTKSLWETGEIAAQSAVKTSACKDIVAGDIVSKRSLWEQKGSPKPETGIKSAPSDKKYKFVATAHGQYKRINDTDETDDAAEQ, encoded by the exons GCTGACGGCACAGTGGAGTgtggaggatgaggaggaagcaGCACGAGAGAGGCGGCGGCGGGAGCGTGAGAAACAGCTGAAGTCCCAGGCAGAGGAGGGCTTCAATGGCACTGGCTCCTGCATGGAGAGTGCAAGTTCAGCACAGGAGAACCA CTATGGTTTTAAGCCCTCTGGGAACTCAGAACTGGAAGAGGACGAGGGGTTCAGCGACTGGTCCCAAAAGCTGGAGCAGCGCAAGCAGAG ATCTCCACAACAGTCATATGAAGAAGAGGACAGTGGAGTGAGGGAAGTAGAAGTCAAACTGGAGCAGATTCAGCTGGACCAGGAGGGCCCGGAGGAGGCCCAGGAGGAGAATGTGGTTGTTAGGGAGGAAGAGAGGCTGTGCCAGGAGGAAGAACATGTCCCAGAGCAgcatgaggaggaagaaggagtCAAACAGGAG aggaagaagagaaggagaaacgAAGAAGAAAACACTCTAGAAAAGAGCCCAAAGGCCCCAAGCCCCATCAGCCTGgatgaggaggagctgagcTCAGACTGTACTGCAGCGAGCTCCATCAAG ATCACAGACAGAACTGAGTCTCTGAACCGttcaataaataaaag TAACAGCATAAAGAGGTCCCAGCCTCCCCTGCCTGTGTCAAAGATAGATGATAGACTGGAGCAATACACACAAGCCATTGAg ACATCCACAAAGACTGTCCGACAGCCCTCTCTTGACCTTCCTACCACCAGCATGATGGTAGCCAGAACAAAAAGCCTGTGGGAGACTGGAGAGATTGCTGCCCAATCTGCAGTGAAGACCTCAGCCTGCAAG GATATCGTGGCTGGAGACATCGTGAGTAAAAGAAGCCTTtgggagcagaagggcagtccCAAACCTGAAACTGGTATCAAG TCTGCTCCTTCTGACAAGAAGTACAAGTTTGTTGCAACGGCCCATGGCCAGTACAAGAGGATCAATGATACAGATGAAACAGatgatgctgcagagcagtag